From Lewinellaceae bacterium:
GATGGCCGCTTTGACCCTGGCGACTACATCCTCTTTTACGGCGAGGGCGCCAGCAAATGGAGATACAACACCGCCGCCGGTCAATTCAGCCTGGAGCGGAACATTTACGACAAGCGGAATTTCTACTTTCTAAAAGCCGGCGCCGGTGCCGGGTTGCGCATCGGCGAAGCTGCTGCGCCGGGCAGCGCCGCCCATACCGTCACCTCCTTCGACGACTATGCCCGCCTGGAGGAGGACCGCATCAACCTCCTGCACGAATGGGTGAAGGCAACCGGGTCGGGCAAGCACTGGTACAGCGACCATTTCAAGGTGGCGCGGCAATACAACTACCCGCAAGCCTTCCAGTTTCCGAATCGGCTGGCCGATGAACCGGTAGCGCTTCAGGCCGTGATGGCCCTGCGAGCGGGCAGCCCGTCCTCCTTCTTCGCCGACGTCAATGGAGTGTCCTTCGAGAGCAATACCGTTGACCCGGTGCCCCGTTTCGACAAAGAAGACAATACTGCCACTTATGCGATCCGGGCGGCCCTCAACAACACCGCCGTAGTGGCCGGCGAAAACATCAGCCTCACGGTGCGCTACCCACACCCCACCGGGCCCAACGACGGCAGCCAGGGGTGGCTGGACTACGTGCAGGCCAATGTACGCCGCGCCCTGCGTTTGGAAGGTTCACAAATGGCCTTCCGGGACCGGCGCAGCCTGAGCTACCCGGCCAGTACTTTCCGGCTCGAAAATGCAGGCGCCAATATCGTGATATGGGACATCAGCGAACCGCTCGCGCCCGCCATTGTGCCAGTAGAACGCAACGGCCAGCAACTGAGCTTCCGCGCCAATACCAACATCCTGCGCGAATTTATCGCCTTCGACGCCCACCAGGATTTTCCAGCCCCCGAAGCGGTTGGCCCCGTGCCCAATCAAAACCTGAGCGCCATCGGCGCAGTGGATATGCTCATTCTTTACCCCCCCGCCCTTCAGGAAGAAGCCCTCCGGCTGGCACAGCACCGTGCGGATCAGGATGGGCTAACCATCGAACTGGCGGCCATCGAACAGGTATTCAACGAGTATGCCTCCGGCAGGAGCGAGCCCACCGCCATCCGAAACTTTGCCAGGAAGCTGCGCCAGCAAAACGGGGGCTTCAAGTATCTCCTGTTGTTCGGCGACGGCTCCTTCGATTGCCGGGACATCTATGGGATCGGCGGCAACTTCATCCCCACCTACCAATCGGAAAGCCTGAACCCCGTGTCGGCTTATCCCAGTGACGACTACTACGCCATTCTGGATGCCCAAACCGGCAATGACCCGCTCGACGGGCCGCTCAGTATTGCCGTGGGCCGCCTGCCGGTCCGGACGGCGGCAGAAGCCCGGGCGGTGGTGGACAAGATCATCCATTACGACACCAGCGAAAAAACGCTCGGCAACTGGCGCAACCGCCTGGTCTTCGTCGGTGACGACAACGACGGCAGCAACGACTACGACCACTACGTCGATGCGGATAACATCGCAGAAGACCTGAACGACTCGGTGCGCTACCTCAACCTGGAGAAAATCTACCTCGACGCCTTCCCCCAGGAATCGACGCCCGGAGGGGAGCGCGTTCCGCAGGCTACCGAGCAACTCAACAAAAACCTTTTCCAGGGAGCGCTGGCGGTCACCTACCTGGGCCACGGCGGCCCCAAAGGCTGGGCGCAGGAGCGCGTGCTGAACATTTCAGACATCCTTTCCTGGGAGAATATGGACAAAATGCCGGTTTTCATCACCGCGACCTGTACCTTCACGGGCTACGACGACCCCACCTTCACTACTGCCGGCGAGGAAGTGATGCTGAACCCCAAAGGAGGAGCCATTGCCCTGTTTACCACCACCCGGGCAGTATATGTGGGTGGAAACAAGAGGCTCACCCGCAGTACGCTGGAACACCTCTACCGGCACGAAGGCGATGAGCCGCTAACCATCGGGCAGGCTATGCAGAACAGCAAAAATACAGTAGGCAGCTCTGACCAGGGCAACGCTCCGAAATTTGCCCTCATCGGCGACCCCTCTATGAAAATAGCTATTCCGAAATACGGAGTAACCACGCTCCGCGTCAATGAGCAACCGGTAGAAACTACCCGGACGGATACGCTGAGGGCCCTGCAAAAAGTGACGATTGAAGGAGCAGTAACCAACGCCGAAGGGGAGGTGCTTTCCGGTTTCAACGGCTTGATCTACCCCACCATCTTCGACAAACCACAAACCACGACTACGCTTGGACAGGGAGAAAACCGGGTATACCAATACCGCATCCAGAAAAACGTGTTGTTTAAAGGCAGGGCGTCGGTAGCCAACGGGCGCTTCCGGTTCAGCTTCGTGATGCCGAAAGACATCAATTATCAGTACGGAACGGGGAAAATCAGCTATTATGCTGCTGATGCCTCTTCCAGGGATGACGCCGCAGGCAGCTATGAAAACATCGTCATCGGAGGCTCCGACCCTGGCGCGCTGGCCGACGATCAGGGGCCAAAGGTAGAGGTGTTTATGAATACGGAAGATTTTGTCTTCGGCGGCATTGCCAACCCCAACCCTACCCTGCTGGTCAAACTGGAAGATGACAATGGTATTAATGTAGTGGGCAACAGCATCGGCCACGACCTGGAAGGGGTGCTCAACGACGATACCCAAAACACCTACCTGCTCAACGGCTTCTACGAGTCGGAGCTCGACGATTACACCAAAGGCACGGTCCGCTACCCCCTGTCCAAACTGCCGGAGGGCCGCCACAGCATCCGGGTCAAGGCCTGGGATGTGGCCAACAACTCCAGCGAAGGCTACACCGAGTTTGTCGTCGCCGCTTCCGAAGAGATCGCCCTGGAGCACGTGCTCAACTACCCCAACCCCTTTACCGATTTTACCTGCTTCCAGTTTGACCACAACCTGGCCAACCAGGAATTGGAGGTCCTCGTGCAGGTATATACCATTTCCGGGCGGCTGGTTAAAACGATTGCGGCCACCATTTTCTCGGATGGCGCCATCCGCCGCGACGATTGCATTGAGTGGGATGGGCGCGACGATTACGGCGGCCGGCTGGCCCGGGGAGTTTATCTTTACACAATAAAAGCGAGGGCCGCCAATACGGGCAATGTGCTGTTGAGCGGACAAAGTGAGTTTGAAAAGTTGGTCATCCTAAAATAAGAACCCGAAATTTTCGTATTGAATATGTGGCAGAAAACCTGACCGGCAAGCGCAAAGAGCTACTATTGCCTCTTAAAGTGCAAACAGGCACGCAAAGAACCGCCGAAATTCTGTCAACAAATACTATATTTGCAAAACTTTTTTGTTAAACAGTGAGGATCTCATGAAGAATTCATTACTACACTCTCTTCTCCTATTGCTCGCGATCACTGCCCTGTCTACTCAGGCAGCAGCACAGTGCTATGAGGAAAAGGGGAAATACTTCAACCTGGACGGCACGCCCTGCACCAACACAGTGGTTTCCGCCGTTCCGTTTTTGCGCATCGTAGCCGATGCGCGTTCCGGCGCTATGGGCGATGCCGGCATCGGCATATCGCCCGACCCGAACGCCATGCACTTCAACCCCTCCAAGATCGTCTTTGCCGAGGAGGGGCTGGCCGTTTCGGCCACCTATACGCCCTGGCTGCGGGCGCTGGGCCTCAACGATGTCTATCTGGCTTACCTGACCGGGTATTACAAGCTGGATGACCTGCAGGCGCTGGGCTTCGGCCTGCGTTACTTCTCTCTGGGAAGCATTCAGTTTACCGACCAGAACGGAGAGCCGTTGAGCATCGGCCGGCCAAACGAATTCGAAATCACCGCCGCTTATGCCCGAAAGCTGTCTGAAAAGTTTGCAGCTTCGCTGAGCGCCAAGTTCATCTACTCCAACCTGGCGGCCGGCCAGCAGGTGGAAGGCGGAGAGACCATCCAGCCCGGTATCGCCGGCGCCGCCGATATCTCCTTCACCTACCGCGCGCCCATCGACCTGCAAAATGCCGAGTCGGAGCTGACCGTAGGCCTGGCGCTGACCAATATTGGCTCCAAGATCACCTATACCAACTCGCTGTTCCGCGATTACCTGCCCGCCAACTTCGGGCTGGGCGCGGCCTGGAAGGTCGATCTCGACGAGTACAACTCCATTACCTTTGCCACAGACATCAACAAGCTGATGGTGCCAACGCCCTGCCAGGACTCCACCTGCGTAGACCAGGACGGCAACGGTGTCTTCGACTATCGCGAGCAGTCCGGGATCAGGAGCATCTTCTCTTCCTTCAGCGACGCGCCCGAGGGCTTTAGCGAAGAACTGAGAGAGCTGATGTACTCCGTGGGTATAGAATACTGGTACGACAAGCAGTTTGCCGTCCGCGCCGGCTATTTCAACGAAAACCTGCAGAAGGGCGGGCGCAAGTTCTTCACCGTAGGGCTGGGCCTGAAATACAACATCTTCGGCCTTAACTTCTCCTACCTCATCCCGACCACCAACCAACGCAACCCGCTGGACAATACCCTGCGGTTCTCCTTGCTATTCGACTTCGGCGCCTTCGACGCCGGGGAGTAGTGTTATGCTGCCTTTTTGATTTTCCGTCCCGGAAGGCCAAAGGGGGAAAATCAAAAAGGCAGCATGCGAACGCAAAAGGGGCTGGCATTTAAAAATGCCGGCCCCTTTTGCGTTCATTCTGGCCGCCCTGGGTAGCAGCACAACAATCAAACCATTTAACCATCGAACAAGAATAAAAATGCTGCGGGCCTGTAAGCCGGATCCTGTTCCCTGACGTTGAGCGGTGCTCAAGTCAGGGTCTCTATCATTTATCTAGCCCTGACGTCACCGCCAGGGTCTATCTGCCTACCCCCCACGACTGTTTTCACAAGCAGGCGAGCAACCCGCCTCCCTTCCCTGGCAGAATCGCCAGGGGCAGGAATCGTGGTGTACGTGACATTTCAACCCACGAGGTTTACCCCCGGGCCGTATTGCTACTGCCCGGCGTGCGCTCTTACATTAAGGGCGTAGGCCCCGCACGTTTTCACCTTTACCCGCCTTCGCTAAAGCTTCGGCGGGCAAAGCCCGCTTCCACTTATCGCCAAGACGTCGGCAGTCTAGCTTTCTGTGGCACTTTCTGTACGTGACGCTGACGGTCACGCCCCACCCGTTAGGTGGCGTGGCGCTCTACGTTGTCCGGACTTTCCTCATCCCTGACGATAAATGTCAGGGCCGCGATAGAGCAGCCCGCAGCAAGGCAGAAAGATAGGCCTTTCTTCCGGATTGCCCAAGGTTGGGCGGGAAATTAAAAGTTTCACCGCAACAACACAACCTCCCCACTGCGCACCTCCTCCTGCCCATCCCGAAAAACGATCTCCGCAAGGTAAACGTAAACCCCGGGGTTCATCGGCTGCCCTTTGAACGTACCGTCCCATCCATTCTGATAATCATTCGGCCCGATATTGGCGCGCAGGAAAATCTGGTTGCCCCAGCGGTCGAAGATGCTGAAGGTTTTGACCACCTCCACATCGCCGCCGTCGTAGAGGTAGAACCGGTCGTTGCGGCCGTCGTCGTTGGGCGAGAAGGCGTTGGGGATGTAAACCTCGCTACAGCTTTCGATGCCGACATTTATAACATCGCTCACCGTGGCGCATTGGTTGGAGGCCGTCAGTTCGTACCGGCCGGAGCGGCGCACCCGGAAGGTATCGGCGGTGGACCCGTCCTGCCAGAGCAGTTCGCCTTCCGGGAAAGTGGACCGCAGCAGGAGGTTCTGCCCTTCGCACAGCGTAGTGTCCTCGCCGAGCTCCACCCGGGGCAAGGGGATCAACCCCACCTGAACAAAATCTTCCGCTA
This genomic window contains:
- the porU gene encoding type IX secretion system sortase PorU encodes the protein MRSALYTLSLLLWLINTTTAQENSPLSDGLIYKIAVAEAGIYRLDYNFLKELEVDVDNIDPRTLKLYGMGGGMLPELLSQEYPEKLSEIHIHAVGEEDGRFDPGDYILFYGEGASKWRYNTAAGQFSLERNIYDKRNFYFLKAGAGAGLRIGEAAAPGSAAHTVTSFDDYARLEEDRINLLHEWVKATGSGKHWYSDHFKVARQYNYPQAFQFPNRLADEPVALQAVMALRAGSPSSFFADVNGVSFESNTVDPVPRFDKEDNTATYAIRAALNNTAVVAGENISLTVRYPHPTGPNDGSQGWLDYVQANVRRALRLEGSQMAFRDRRSLSYPASTFRLENAGANIVIWDISEPLAPAIVPVERNGQQLSFRANTNILREFIAFDAHQDFPAPEAVGPVPNQNLSAIGAVDMLILYPPALQEEALRLAQHRADQDGLTIELAAIEQVFNEYASGRSEPTAIRNFARKLRQQNGGFKYLLLFGDGSFDCRDIYGIGGNFIPTYQSESLNPVSAYPSDDYYAILDAQTGNDPLDGPLSIAVGRLPVRTAAEARAVVDKIIHYDTSEKTLGNWRNRLVFVGDDNDGSNDYDHYVDADNIAEDLNDSVRYLNLEKIYLDAFPQESTPGGERVPQATEQLNKNLFQGALAVTYLGHGGPKGWAQERVLNISDILSWENMDKMPVFITATCTFTGYDDPTFTTAGEEVMLNPKGGAIALFTTTRAVYVGGNKRLTRSTLEHLYRHEGDEPLTIGQAMQNSKNTVGSSDQGNAPKFALIGDPSMKIAIPKYGVTTLRVNEQPVETTRTDTLRALQKVTIEGAVTNAEGEVLSGFNGLIYPTIFDKPQTTTTLGQGENRVYQYRIQKNVLFKGRASVANGRFRFSFVMPKDINYQYGTGKISYYAADASSRDDAAGSYENIVIGGSDPGALADDQGPKVEVFMNTEDFVFGGIANPNPTLLVKLEDDNGINVVGNSIGHDLEGVLNDDTQNTYLLNGFYESELDDYTKGTVRYPLSKLPEGRHSIRVKAWDVANNSSEGYTEFVVAASEEIALEHVLNYPNPFTDFTCFQFDHNLANQELEVLVQVYTISGRLVKTIAATIFSDGAIRRDDCIEWDGRDDYGGRLARGVYLYTIKARAANTGNVLLSGQSEFEKLVILK
- the porV gene encoding type IX secretion system outer membrane channel protein PorV, producing MKNSLLHSLLLLLAITALSTQAAAQCYEEKGKYFNLDGTPCTNTVVSAVPFLRIVADARSGAMGDAGIGISPDPNAMHFNPSKIVFAEEGLAVSATYTPWLRALGLNDVYLAYLTGYYKLDDLQALGFGLRYFSLGSIQFTDQNGEPLSIGRPNEFEITAAYARKLSEKFAASLSAKFIYSNLAAGQQVEGGETIQPGIAGAADISFTYRAPIDLQNAESELTVGLALTNIGSKITYTNSLFRDYLPANFGLGAAWKVDLDEYNSITFATDINKLMVPTPCQDSTCVDQDGNGVFDYREQSGIRSIFSSFSDAPEGFSEELRELMYSVGIEYWYDKQFAVRAGYFNENLQKGGRKFFTVGLGLKYNIFGLNFSYLIPTTNQRNPLDNTLRFSLLFDFGAFDAGE